CTTTGTCTTCCCTGTAAGCGAAGTCGTCTGCAAGAGAGTTGACTGGTGCACCCATATTGGTCACACCCGATACAGAAGTAGGAGAATAGCTAGCTTCAAAAATATCTAATCCACCCATTCCCTTATGTCCATCAGATGAAAAGTAAAATTTAGATCCTTTTCTAAATGGGTGAGTCTCATTACCTGACGTATTTACAGAAGTACCAAGATTTACTGGCTGTTGAAAATTCAGTTCATCATCAAATTCAGAATAGTAAATATCATATCCTCCTTGCCCACCGGGCATGTCTGAAACAAAATACAGACGTTTTGCTTCTTCGTCAACAAAAGGATGCATGACGGCATATTTTAATGAGTCATTGAATGGAAACGCTGTGAATCCTTCCAACTTACCGTCTGGACCAACTTTACTGAAGTAAATTTCAGGTTGAACGGTAATGTTATCCTGTCTTTTTACCTTTTTGATGGATCTAGTAACTGAATAGAACAAAAGATTTTTCTGACTCGCATAGCTAGGATCTGAAAAATTCATCGTTCCGGGTACGTTCGAAATAACTTCAGAAACTTGTCCCTCATTATTTTTCATGTAAACATTAAAATAACCTCGGTCAGTGTAATCACTTTTCTCATCAGAGAAATATTTATTTCTTCCATCTATTCTTATTGCTGGCATTTTACTAGGCATTGATCCGCCTCTATCAGACACAAAGTACATAGCACCGCCCATGCCAGGAGCAAGAGAGAAATCAGACTCTGTAGAATTAAGATCATCAATTGCAGTAACCTTCAGATTTCTTACAGATTTTCCAGAGAAAGAATTCCAAGAATCAATTGTGCTAGGATCAAAACCCTTTGCCTGAATGGTAGATTTTGCATCCTGAACTTGTTCAGTCAAATGCCCTGCATGCAATAGTTGCATGAACTCTTCCTGAGTTGCCTCTTGGTATCCAGCAACTGTTTTCCACCAAGTATAAGCTTGGTCATAATCCCTTACTTGATCATAAGCTTTTGCAATTTTGACTGCAGTTTCAAAATTTGGTTTTTTAGCATAAGCCTCTTTATAAACATCGATGGCATGCTTGTAATTCATGAGAACCATCTGCTCGTCTGCATATCGAACCTTCGATTTCTGCGCATAAACTCCGCTAGTTACTCCAAGAATCACTAGGGAAGCGAGGCTGAATATTTTTAGTAGATTTTTCATAATCAGAACCATCTTTGGTTTTTCATTTTAGCAGTACGCGGAATCATATAATACCCAATCGAGAATTCATGAGAATTGGATCGGTAATCCTGCAATACGTTAAGGTTATGATCATATGCATATCCTATTCGTAATCTATCGGTGGCAAAAATCTCAAGCACAGCTGCTACCGCATTTCTATTCGACAGGTTAGCTTCTAGGTTGTCGTTCCAAATTTTCATGTTGGATCGATACGATCCACCAATCCAGATTCGTTCGAAAAACAAAAACATCCCATTGATATCGTAGTTAGTCGGAGCGCCTTTAACCTCTTTAATCAAGAAACTTGGCTTGAATTGAATATTATCAGAAAGTGGAATTAATGCGCCAGCCGTCAAATAATAATGAAAGTCATGATAGGCCAAAGCGATATCTTCTCTCTCCAATGCTTTTTTACCGATCATGTTGTAAACACTGAATCCAGCATAGAATCTTGGAGTGTGGAAGAATAATCCAGAATTAAGGTTAGGAGTAAACAAGTTAACTCTACCTTCTGGTAGAAGGATATCTGGACGATCATTGGGATCCAACTCACTTCCGTCAATCACGTATTCTGAAAATCCAGCACTAACTCCTAGACCTAAATGGCTTCTAGCACCAGTTTGGATTCTATAAGCATAAGTAAGGAGACCACTTGTAGTACGAGCTGGACCAAGATTATCTGATAGTAAAGATATTCCAAATCCCATGGTACCCTCATTCGCACTTAGGTCAGCTGTTACAGTGAAGGTCTCCGGAGAACCGGGAAACCTTACCCATTGGGAACGATAGGTTGACTGAAGATAGGGTTCTCCCTTGTAACCTGCATATCCTGGATTAACATGGAGCCCATTGAATATGTATTGGCTGAACTGAGGAAGTTGCTGGCCAAAAGTCTCTCTGGTGGCCATAAAGGCCACCAAAAGAGTCATTCCAATGATTTTAAAAGTCGTTTTCATAATTTCTGAGGTTATTCTTTAATTACCTGAATCCATCCTGTGTACTCGTGTACCTTACCTGATTGATCGGTCAACTTCAAGACGTAATAGTAAGTACCAGCTACTTGTCCCGGCGCATTCCAATCATTTTGGTAATTTTTCTTTTCGAGGACGTGGTCTCCATATCTGTTGAAGATGACGATCTCGCTACTTGCAAATTTCCCTAGGCCTTTGATCTCGAAGGTATCATTGTCCCCATCATTATTTGGAGTGATCACATTCGGGATTCTAAATGGCAGTACTTGATTCACATCAGTAGCGGAATTATTTGCATCATTAGTATCATCTTCTTCAGAATCAACCACCACCACATTTTGGATCGAACCAGCATTACCTGCTTTTACTGTAATTCGAATAGTTACCACCCCATCTGCAGGTATGAATGGTACATTCCAAGTAATTGTGGAACCACTTACTGTAGGCGCACCGACCTGAATTTGTGAATCACTTACGCTTGCCACTCTTGAACTCAAATAAGTTAGACTTGCAGGTAGGTTATCAACAATGGTCACTCCAGATGCAGGCGTTCCTCCGATATTTCGAACTACAATTTCATATTCAAATTCGTCGCCTTCGTAGATCTCAGCACCAAAACTGGTCTTGGTTACAGAAAGGTCAACGTTGTCGTTCAATATTCTAAAGACTACTGTAGCATCGTCACTATTATCAGGGAAGAGGGTTTCTCTTAAGGTATAACCTAGAGTGTAACTTCTTACTTCATTCACACCTGGGATTAGGCTGAGTTCGCCATTTTCGTCGATCAAGAGACCGATGATTCCGTCAAGCTCAGTGAATTCGAAGTCAACATCATCTGGATCAGGACGCTGACCTTCAAGGAGATCATTGTCTAGGATATTTCCTATGACACCACCGAAGCTGATGAAGTGAGCTCCAAAGTCATCATTATTAGCGATGATTTCAACTTCAACATCCAGACATCTGATTCCAAAATCCATATCAAGGAATACTAATTGATCACTAATGACTGTGCGAGTGATTTCATTGCCAGTGGTCACTCCGCATCTCACCTCAGTTCTGCTGGCATTAATACCCATAATTCGGGCGCCAGCATCAGGAAGAACTTTGACCAAACCAGTACCTCTCATTCGCTGAGCTTCTGTATCCAGGAATTCATCGATTGTGAGAGTTGCAGTATAGTCACCAAATCCAGCTTCAGGACGGGTTCTCCAGTAGCCGAGGATTCCCACAATCACATCATTTTCAAATCCGTTTGGCCCAGTCACTTTAATGTTAGCGCTTTGAGCATTACCGAAGCCGGCCTTGTTCAATTCACCTTCGTTTTCAGGACCATCATATCTACCATCTCCGTTGAGATCAAACCACTCCCATTCGCTGATGTCAATTGCTTGACCTTGGATAGGATTCTGAGTTACTTGACCGTCATTGTTGGCATCAAACCATTCATTTTGGATACCATCACCGTTGAGATCGTACCATACAAAATCTCCTAACACTGGACCATCGTAGGTTCCATAACCGAAGTTTTTGGTTTGATAGATACACACCTCGATATCTGTGAAGAACAATGAACTTGCAACTGGATAAAGGCCTCTTGTTGCGTTAAGATTTGCATCTTGAACTTGTAGCAAATAACTACCAGCAGGGAAGTCCTTAAAGGAGTATCTACCATCTGCACCAGTTACTACGATCTTGATAGTTCCAGGAGTACTGCCTTGAGGAATCAACGTTACCGGAACCCCTACCAATGGCTCACCGGTCATATCATTGAATATTGTACCAGTGATCAGAGTTCTGTCCATACAAAGAATTTCAACCAACTCCTCAGCCTCTTCGCTTCTTTCTTCCTCTGTCACAGGATCAGTGTAGGTAGCAGTTGCCACGTTTACAATTGTTTCTTGAGCAGCAACATCATCGATGGTTACTATATAGCTCGTCTCGAATGAAACTGCCTGACCTGGCTCAAGTACATCTATTACCTCAGAAAGTCCAGTCTTCGGATCTTCGACAGATACACTGGTAAGTGTGATATTTCCAATGTTGGTTACAGTAATGGTATAGTTGATTACTTCGCCTTCATCTTGCACACCTTCTACATCCGCTACTTTAGTAATCTGAATATCTGTCCTTCTAGCAATTGGAGTCTCAACTTCAACCTCGTCGGAAGGATCATCACCGTCAGGGCTGTCACCAGTGGTCAAAGCAGTGTTCAATACGAAGCCTGCGTTCACGTCTGACTGAGTCACTGTGTAGCTGGTCGTTCTGATTGCTGACTGACCTGGGTTAAGCGTTCCCACGTTTTCTTCATATCCAGTCAATGGGTCAGTAATCACCACATTGGTCAAGGTTACATTTCCAGTGTTGGTCGCTGTCAAGGTGTATGTAATCACATCACCTGCTGCATCTACCTCGGCTCCATTGTCTGTCTTCACAATCTGGATCGATGGGTTACGCTGAATCGGTGTCTCCTCTTCAGTCTCATCGCTTGGATCGTTTCCGTCAGGGCTGTCACCAGTGGTCAAAGCAGTGTTCAATACGAAGCCTGCGTTCACGTCTGACTGAGTCACTGTGTAGCTGGTCGTTCTGATTGCTGACTGACCTGGGTTAAGCGTTCCCACGTTTTCTTCATATCCAGTCAATGGGTCAGTAATCACCACATTGGTCAAGGTTACATTTCCAGTGTTGGTCGCTGTCAAGGTGTATGTAATCACATCACCTGCTGCATCTACCTCGGCTCCATTGTCTGTCTTCACAATCTGGATCGATGGGTTACGCTGAATCGGTGTCTCCTCTTCAGTTTCATCGCTTGGATCGTTTCCGTCAGGGCTGTCACCAGTGGTCAAGGCAGTGTTCAACACGAAGCCTGCGTTCACGTCTGACTGAGTCACTGTGTAGCTGGTCGTTCTGATTGCTGACTGACCTGGGTTAAGCGTTCCCACGTTTTCTTCATATCCAGTCAATGGGTCAGTGATCACCACATTGGTCAAGGTTACATTTCCAGTGTTGGTCGCTATCAAGGTGTATGTAATCACATCACCTGCTGCATCTACCTCGGCTCCATTGTCTGTCTTCACAATCTGGATCGATGGGTTACGCTGAATCGGTGTCTCCTCTTCAGTTTCATCGCTTGGATCGTTTCCGTCAGGGCTGTCACCAGTTGCCAAAGCAGTGTTCAACACGAAGCCTGCGTTCACGTCTGACTGAGTCACTGTGTAGCTGGTCGTTCTGATTGCTGACTGACCTGGGTTAAGCGTTCCCACATTTTCTTCGTATCCAGTCAATGGGTCAGTAATCACCACATTGGTCAAGGTTACATTTCCAGTGTTGGTCGCTGTCAAGGTGTATGTAATCACATCACCTGCTGCATCTACCTCGGCTCCATTGTCTGTCTTCACAATCTGGATCGATGGGTTACGCTGAATCGGTGTCTCCTCTTCAGTCTCATCGCTTGGATCGTTTCCGTCAGGGCTGTCACCAGTGGTCAAAGCAGTGTTCAATACGAAGCCTGCGTTCACGTCTGACTGAGTCACTGTGTAGCTGGTCGTTCTGATTGCTGACTGACCTGGGTTAAGCGTTCCCACGTTTTCTTCATATCCAGTCAATGGGTCAGTAATCACCACATTGGTCAAGGTTACATTTCCAGTGTTGGTCGCTGTCAAGGTGTATGTAATCACATCACCTGCTGCATCTACCTCGGCTCCATTGTCTGTCTTCACAATCTGGATCGATGGGTTACGCTGAATCGGTGTCTCCTCTTCAGTCTCATCGCTTGGATCGTTTCCGTCAGGACTGTCACCAGTGGTCAAGGCAGTGTTCAACACGAAGCCTGCGTTCACGTCTGACTGAGTCACTGTGTAGCTGGTCGTTCTGATTGCTGACTGACCTGGGTTAAGCGTTCCCACGTTTTCTTCATATCCAGTCAATGGGTCAGTGATCACCACATTGGTCAAGGTTACATTTCCAGTGTTGGTCGCTGTCAAGGTGTATGTAATCAAATCACCTGCTGCATCTACCTCGGCTCCATTGTCTGTCTTCACAATCTGGATGCCTGGAGTCTGTGTAAAGCATTCTGTTACAGTACTTGGCTCCGCACTTAGAATCACTTCGTAAGCATCCTCTTCTAAACCTTCACTTGGAAGCTGTTCACCAAAATATTCTCTAATTTCTGCGATTGCAGTATTTTCATAACAACCACCGTCAATCAACTCCTGGGATATTTCAACAATTACTTGTCTTGTATCCTCCGCATTTGGAGCCAATTCAGTAATCATCCAATTATCGCCTGTCTTAATGTCTTCAACATAGATGTTAAACAGAGTAGTATTTCCAGTATTCTTAACAGTTACATTGAACACCAAATCTCCACCTAAAACATCCGCATTCGAAGCCACTGTTTTATTGATTGCAAGACTTTGATTTTGACATAGAGTAAGTATCAAGCTATCCGTGTCTGATACCGTCTCATCATTGGTAGTCACCTCTACTGAGTTCTCGATCATTCCAGCATCAACATCTTTCTGAGTTACCGTATAGGTAGCTTTGTATGTCCAGGTCTCGGTTACATCAAGTTCTCCGTCTTCATCAGAATCGCCTTCGACAAACTCGATCGCTGAAAGATTCGGCATCTCGTCAGTCACTTCAACTCCACCCAAGGATACGTTTCCTGTGTTGGTTACTGTGAAGGTGTAGGTAATTACTGTTTCACCAGCAATCACTTCGTAGCAGTCTGATTCTCCGTCTACTTCCAAGCTGGATGTCTTGGTCACATTGATGCCCTTATCCTGACATAGAGTAAGTGTCAAGCTATCCGTGTCTGATACCGTCTCATCATTGGTAGTCACCTCTACTGAGTTCTCGATCATTCCAGCATCTACATCCTCCTGAGTTACCGTATAGGTAGCTTTGTATGTCCAGGTCTCGGTTACATCAAGTTCTCCGTCTTCATCAGAATCGCCTGCGACAAACTCGATCGCTGAAAGATTCGGCATCTCGTCAGTTACTTCAACTCCACCCAAGGATACGTTTCCTGTGTTGGTTACTGTGAAGGTGTAGGTAATTACTGTCTCACCAGCAATCACTTCGTAGCAGTCTGATTCTCCATCTACTTCCAAG
Above is a window of Algoriphagus sanaruensis DNA encoding:
- a CDS encoding type IX secretion system membrane protein PorP/SprF translates to MKTTFKIIGMTLLVAFMATRETFGQQLPQFSQYIFNGLHVNPGYAGYKGEPYLQSTYRSQWVRFPGSPETFTVTADLSANEGTMGFGISLLSDNLGPARTTSGLLTYAYRIQTGARSHLGLGVSAGFSEYVIDGSELDPNDRPDILLPEGRVNLFTPNLNSGLFFHTPRFYAGFSVYNMIGKKALEREDIALAYHDFHYYLTAGALIPLSDNIQFKPSFLIKEVKGAPTNYDINGMFLFFERIWIGGSYRSNMKIWNDNLEANLSNRNAVAAVLEIFATDRLRIGYAYDHNLNVLQDYRSNSHEFSIGYYMIPRTAKMKNQRWF
- a CDS encoding OmpA family protein, with protein sequence MKNLLKIFSLASLVILGVTSGVYAQKSKVRYADEQMVLMNYKHAIDVYKEAYAKKPNFETAVKIAKAYDQVRDYDQAYTWWKTVAGYQEATQEEFMQLLHAGHLTEQVQDAKSTIQAKGFDPSTIDSWNSFSGKSVRNLKVTAIDDLNSTESDFSLAPGMGGAMYFVSDRGGSMPSKMPAIRIDGRNKYFSDEKSDYTDRGYFNVYMKNNEGQVSEVISNVPGTMNFSDPSYASQKNLLFYSVTRSIKKVKRQDNITVQPEIYFSKVGPDGKLEGFTAFPFNDSLKYAVMHPFVDEEAKRLYFVSDMPGGQGGYDIYYSEFDDELNFQQPVNLGTSVNTSGNETHPFRKGSKFYFSSDGHKGMGGLDIFEASYSPTSVSGVTNMGAPVNSLADDFAYREDKDKTVYLSSNRKGGMGLDDLYMAKEMYKQFLARVLDCNGDVITDSYLATFRDKTRGIMVPTARNPKGELTAQLEPDSDFGISISKPGYFTLTDENITTKGFEGDTLKKEYKLVPIPYQLPVHVDIVYYDLDKFVIRKDAMPALDKLADLMKKYSFLDLLVASHTDSRASDEYNITLSNNRAKAVTEYLGAKGISADRVRLEWFGESQLINDCGNGKPCSEENHQLNRRSELVLEAFPDPTKQYDIPQELKDMDFCQPEDLFNKIQEEINDIPTIYFDFDKSMLRSVHKQELERTAAMLKRLPTLMLYIEGHTDQRGTDDYNEKLSERRAKVVMDYLNNRGIEQNRLEYKWFGETRPIHDCNDVTCTPAMHQLNRRTELRIGKLSFGYTGRQKKVDTM